From Alteromonas sp. BL110:
TTAGCCTTTATAAACTTGGTCAATTCGCTTTATATCTTCAGCATAGTTTAGTGCTAATTTAGCACGCTCATAACTTTGCTTAGCGAATTTATTCGCCGCATTTGTGAAGTCTTTATCTACATCTGTATCGCTGTTATCGAAACAAGCTTTTATAGTGTTAAGAGATTTCTGAATTCGTATTGCCACTTCTATGTTAGCCGCACCGTCTCTAGCAATACTCGTATAGGCGTCATCAAATAAATCGTCCACACTTAACTTAGGTAAAGAAACCCGGTCATATTTCGTGTCATTTTTACTAGCTTGTCGTGAATTACGGTTAGCGTTAGTCGCGCCTCTATTATCCTTATAAACGGGCTTGTGCCACAGTAGCATTAGCCTGGTGATACTACTGATGGTGTTTATCGCTGTACCATGGTCATTGACAGATGGTGATAAAGCTCGGGATGCAATTTCAGCGAGAACAATAAATCCAAACCTAGGGTCTGCTTCAAATGATCGTATTTCGCCTATAGTAAAAGCACTAACAATTTCATCTTTTTCTATATCTTTGTTTGAATACGCCAATGGGCGTTCTGGGGTTACAAATTCGCCGGGTAGTAAAGCGACATTGATAAAGCAGTCTTTACTTTTCGCTAAGGCTTGCAGTTTAGCGATATCAATTAGCTGGATATACCCTACCTTCTCGGTGGAAATAGCATAACTCCCCTGCTCTTTTATTTCCTCTTGCGGAACTGCCCCTAGACAAGGGCTGTCTATTCTATTTTTTACCGCCCGTGTAGTGGCGGCTTCCACTTTTAATAGTGTCGATCCCACACGACCTAAACGAGCAACGCTATCTACCCATCGTATAAACGTTAAAATTACTATCACAAAGGCCAAGCACGTTAAGCAAAATAAAATGAAGAGCCCGGCTTCATTAAAAAAAGCTTGTGTCATTGCAGTAAGGGCCACAGCGCTATAAATAAATGCACCGATAAAGACGGATAATGCGTTTTGCGAGACATCGTCAGAGATAATTAGACTTAATGAACGAGGTGTAGATGACTGACTGGCTGATGCATAGGCATTAACCATAGTACCTGCTGAGAATGTGGCAATAACCATCATGCTCGATGCCATTATCGAAAGCAGAGTTTCGACAGAGTCAGGTTTAATTTCAGGGATATGTTCGGCTAGCGAAGTGCCATCGGCCACTTTGGCTAGGAACACAGCGAAAATAGAAAGAAGGCAAAACCCAAGTGGCTTCACCCAAAGCTTTTCTTTTAGGCTATAAATAAGGAATCTGAGTCTATCTACAGTTATCGGGGCTTCCACGTTGCTCTCTTTTTAGTTAACTTTTCACTTATAAGTACGAAAGTTATTAGATTTCTGATTTACATTACATTTATTAGGTGAAAGCAGTACGTAAAAAGAAAGGCCCTTTGCGTACATATGACTTGCTATATAGACCCGTATATAAGATAAATAATATGGATCCATATCGGTTTAAGGCGTTAAACCGGCGCCTTGGCCTTAACTGAAACGTGAGGTTTAGACGTGGTGCCTCTTCTCTTAAATTTATAGTTATACCAAGGTAATACAAGGTAGTGACAGGCGAATAAAACAATAAGCATCGCTGTTAAGGTGCCCAGGGTTGATAGCTGCTGAAGTCCAACAAGCATAAGCCCCCAACCTATACATACCCATTGTAAGACATACAGCGCGGTTACATTTTCACCCCAAAAGGCAAGTAGCGAAACCACATAGGTTGCTTCGTACCTCACTACGAACAAGTGAATCGCAAAGATAAATAGCATAACAATGCCTGTCATAAGTAGCACTATCCCTGGGCCACTTCGAAGGTTTGTAACGATGTGATAGTCGGGGTTACTTAAGGTAATTGCAGCGCCTAATGTCGCGCAAACAGCACCGAACTTAAAACACCAAGTAAAGTTAATAGCGTTGCAATCATTTTTACGTTTCAAAAAGCGACCAAATGCCATTCCCGCAATGGGATAAGCGGCCCAGGGGAAAATAGGAAATATGGCTCCTACTTCTTCGTTTCCGACAAATAACTTCAGTAACTCATTGAAAATAGAGACTGTCGTATATTTATCCCAAACCGTGTGCGATAAAAAAGCGATAGCGGTTGCCGCGCATAACCAAATATAAATTTTATTAGTTGCATGTTTCAAAGCTGAACATATTAATAGAGAAATGCCCGCGAATTGGAATACATCACCTATTAGCAGTTCACTTAAAGGCGTGTGAGGAGCAACGTCCTGATATGTAACAAGCCCTAACTCAATTGACAGCCACATGGGTATTGTTCCGCGAACAAGGTTGAGTAAATAGCCAAGTGCGAATAGCGACAACGCGCGTTTGACGTCTTCGGTGGGAGTTGACGACGTTGAGAAGCCTACAAAAATTCCCATAATAAAAACAAACATCGATGCAGCAGGCCAACCTAAAGCAAACTTGATGGTATTACCAAACGTGCTGAACCTGACCTCGTCCAAACCGTAAAAATCTAATACATGAATCATTATCATAAGTAACACTGCCACACCCTTTGCAACATCAAAAGTTAGTTGTCGGTTAAGGCAGTGCGTGGCTGAGCTATTGGGTAAATAGAATAATTTCATTATTTTCGCTTTTTATTATTGGTGGCCAGTATTGGTATGGCGTGTCACTTCACTCTTCTTTAATAAGCTCATACCTAACCAAAGAAGCAGGCAAGAAAAACTAAAACAAGTTAAAGACACAGAAAAAAGGCTTTTATAATTACCATTGAAGTATTGCATTATGCCTCGACTGTGAGAGATCACGTCGACGAACGTTAAAAGTGCTAGAACGCCCCCACTAACTAAAGCCATGACACTTATCGTTCTAACCCCATTTTTAATAAAAAATGTAGCGACTACAGAAAGGCCGTAAACTAAGAAGAAAGCAGCTTCAACCATCAGTGCCCTGTTATCCAAACCGGCAGCTAACGTTCTCTCAAGTAAGAAGGCAAGTGCGGTAGCCGGAATAATACCTGCGCACCCTCCTAATGTAAGCGCGGAGGTATTACGTTTGAATCGTTTTGAGATACTGCGATTGTTTTGGAACTTGTTAAGCCACAACATGTTACCAACAACAATCAGGCCGCATACGGCAAGGCCCAGAATGAAAAAAACAACCCTGATATCAAGGCCCGCAAAGTGGCCAAAATGTAGCGCATAAAGAAAGCGTGTTCCATCTGCAAAAGCGTTTCTCTCACTTGGGTTTAGCTCTGTAGAAAATGCATTTTCACGTACGCGGTAAGTTATATCTATACGTTGTGAGAAGTTTGTTTCATGTTGACCTATGATGCGAATTAACGCGTTTTCGTCACCATAATTTGTGAGTCTTAGCGAGTGAGCCTTTGCGTGTTGCTCCTCTTCCCACGATGCCACCAGTGCGTCTAAGTCAGGCATTTCTCGTTCGATACCAGCGTACGACTCTGTTATTTTTGGGAACCCTGAGTCATTGAGCAGCGCGGTTCTATTTCCATCGTAAACAAATAAAAGCGTGACGATTTGTGAAATTAAGCCCAGATTAAACATCAAGCCGGTAAGCGCATACATAAATGTATAGGGTAAGCTCATTACCCCTATTACATTGTGCATGTCTGTAAGCTGATAGCGCTGTGTAGCTTTTGAACCTCTATAGTAAAAAAAGTGTGTTATCAGCTTTTTAAACTGAACAATTAATCCGGTGAAAATGACCACAGTGAAAAATAAGGTAATTATTCCAACAATGTGACCACCCATTGGCAAATTTAAATCGATATGTAAGCCATATAAGAAGTCGGCTAAGTGGAAACTGGCGATAGGCGCTACAGTTTTGCCATTTGCCGGGTCTACATAGAGAGAAGTTAGCTCGGTGTGGTCTGCTTCATTTTGCTTCACTGGAAGATAGAGTTCATACAGTGGCAGTGTGTCAGTGGGGAGTACGACAAACATTCTTTCTTGCATGTCCACATCATGTTCCGAAAGTGCGGAATCTACTATTTCACTCAGGGGTAAAGCGTCCTTTGCTGAACGGAATTCTGTATGAGGTAAGACCGACCATGCTTTTAACTCTGGATAGAACAATGTAAGAGAGCCAGCCCAAAACACGATAAACAGAGGAATTGAAATGAATAGTCCTATCCAACCGTGACCTTCTAATGCAGAACGAATAGTACTGGCTTTCATGCAACAACTCCCATCTTAATCAGCACGTTTAGTACAAGTGAAATTAGTAAAGCGCATGAGCATTGAAGTAACGGCTTTTTTATTGTTTCGAAACAGTAAAAATAGGTGATTAATCCAGCCCAAAGTAGAAAGCCGAGTATGTAACCCGCTAGTAATTTGATGCCTACATCAAAGGGTAAAAAGTGGTTGATATTTAACGTGATACTTACGCTGAGCACTAAACCGATAAAAAATGAAAGCAGTGTTTTACGCCACATAAACCCCTCCTATTAAAGACAAAGCGAAGTTAAACACGGTGCCGTACGCAATAAGTCTAAGAAAGCGATTTTCGTGAGCGCCAATAAGGGTTATAAAGATAAAGTTCATCATGATTACAGTGATGATGGAAAACACTACCGCCCAAATGTTGTACTGCTCTTTTAAGAGAAAAGCTGCCACTATCAATGCAGTGACGAACAGAATACTGCTTAAAACCTTTGATATAGTTGGTGCGTCAGTTCTTTGATGCGTAGAAGAAAAGTAAAGTGCTGCGCACCCACCCCATAATGTTTGCAATGCGAGTATATTTGTAATTAAAAACATAAAGATTCAAATCCTTTTGCTTATCTTCACCATGTCGTTTAAATGGCTATAGCAGTATTGGCCGCCTGACTCATCTTTTGAAGTTTATATCTGTCGTGACTAAGAACATTTTTACAGTCGTTGCCAAACCACTCCAACGACGAATCTATATTGCGTAGCTGTGGTTTTGAATACAGATGTTCGATGAACCCTTGATAATCTACCGCACCATCAAAAATGGGGACCATCCCTTCGCGTGAACCTGCAGCAGCATAAACATTGTCTGGTGCGAACACGCTCAAATGCTTACTGCTACTTATATTTTTGAAATGAAAATGATTGATGTATGGGGCGAGTAGTTCACAAGATGCAATAACATCTGCGCCGGACTCCCACACATGTAATACATCATAGTTAAGCTGTAGATTCTTTTTGTTAACCCCCTCGAAAAGCTCAATAGTAGAAGCTACAGAATCGGCATAGGTATTCGGGTGTGTTTCTATTACTAAGTTAAGGTCATAGTCACTCAACCAATCACAAACAAGTTTCAGCCGTTCAAAAAGTAAATGCCTTTTGTCTTCGGTAATATCGCTACTCGCTTCATTGCTTGCAAATGTCCGAATCTTAGTCGCTCCCCAATGTTTCGCTAAGCGACAAAGGCGGTGGACTTTGAAATATAACGCGTCCCTTTCCTCGAAAAGTGGCAAATAGTCGCTTAGCATCGTGGCTCTCAAGGAATAACTTGAAAGCCACTCCTTACCGTATAATGGCTGATCTTCCAAATTGGTCGCATGGGCTCCCCACAGTTCAATACCTTGAAAGCTATTGGCCACAGACCATTTTGCGATTTCAGCTATTGATATAAGCTGGTGTCTGAATGATATGGTGCATACTGAAAGGTTCATAGGGCAGCCTCCAGCTCACAAACACTCGTTAAACTGGGCTCCGCTTTAGTATGAAGTTTGTGAAAGGCCAACCATTCACAGTACACATCATTAAGCTTTGACTTTATTTTCTTCTCAGTACTATCTTGTTCATCGAGTAATCTAATAATTTCTTCAAAAAGCGTTGCAGTCTCTTTGCTTTCCTTCGCCAGCTCTGAAAGTTTGATAGCACGGTATTGTATTGCTTTATACGTCGATACAAGTTTCTCTATTTC
This genomic window contains:
- a CDS encoding DUF2254 domain-containing protein — protein: MEAPITVDRLRFLIYSLKEKLWVKPLGFCLLSIFAVFLAKVADGTSLAEHIPEIKPDSVETLLSIMASSMMVIATFSAGTMVNAYASASQSSTPRSLSLIISDDVSQNALSVFIGAFIYSAVALTAMTQAFFNEAGLFILFCLTCLAFVIVILTFIRWVDSVARLGRVGSTLLKVEAATTRAVKNRIDSPCLGAVPQEEIKEQGSYAISTEKVGYIQLIDIAKLQALAKSKDCFINVALLPGEFVTPERPLAYSNKDIEKDEIVSAFTIGEIRSFEADPRFGFIVLAEIASRALSPSVNDHGTAINTISSITRLMLLWHKPVYKDNRGATNANRNSRQASKNDTKYDRVSLPKLSVDDLFDDAYTSIARDGAANIEVAIRIQKSLNTIKACFDNSDTDVDKDFTNAANKFAKQSYERAKLALNYAEDIKRIDQVYKG
- a CDS encoding heparan-alpha-glucosaminide N-acetyltransferase domain-containing protein, with amino-acid sequence MKLFYLPNSSATHCLNRQLTFDVAKGVAVLLMIMIHVLDFYGLDEVRFSTFGNTIKFALGWPAASMFVFIMGIFVGFSTSSTPTEDVKRALSLFALGYLLNLVRGTIPMWLSIELGLVTYQDVAPHTPLSELLIGDVFQFAGISLLICSALKHATNKIYIWLCAATAIAFLSHTVWDKYTTVSIFNELLKLFVGNEEVGAIFPIFPWAAYPIAGMAFGRFLKRKNDCNAINFTWCFKFGAVCATLGAAITLSNPDYHIVTNLRSGPGIVLLMTGIVMLFIFAIHLFVVRYEATYVVSLLAFWGENVTALYVLQWVCIGWGLMLVGLQQLSTLGTLTAMLIVLFACHYLVLPWYNYKFKRRGTTSKPHVSVKAKAPV
- a CDS encoding PepSY-associated TM helix domain-containing protein, translating into MKASTIRSALEGHGWIGLFISIPLFIVFWAGSLTLFYPELKAWSVLPHTEFRSAKDALPLSEIVDSALSEHDVDMQERMFVVLPTDTLPLYELYLPVKQNEADHTELTSLYVDPANGKTVAPIASFHLADFLYGLHIDLNLPMGGHIVGIITLFFTVVIFTGLIVQFKKLITHFFYYRGSKATQRYQLTDMHNVIGVMSLPYTFMYALTGLMFNLGLISQIVTLLFVYDGNRTALLNDSGFPKITESYAGIEREMPDLDALVASWEEEQHAKAHSLRLTNYGDENALIRIIGQHETNFSQRIDITYRVRENAFSTELNPSERNAFADGTRFLYALHFGHFAGLDIRVVFFILGLAVCGLIVVGNMLWLNKFQNNRSISKRFKRNTSALTLGGCAGIIPATALAFLLERTLAAGLDNRALMVEAAFFLVYGLSVVATFFIKNGVRTISVMALVSGGVLALLTFVDVISHSRGIMQYFNGNYKSLFSVSLTCFSFSCLLLWLGMSLLKKSEVTRHTNTGHQ
- a CDS encoding sugar phosphate isomerase/epimerase family protein, whose protein sequence is MNLSVCTISFRHQLISIAEIAKWSVANSFQGIELWGAHATNLEDQPLYGKEWLSSYSLRATMLSDYLPLFEERDALYFKVHRLCRLAKHWGATKIRTFASNEASSDITEDKRHLLFERLKLVCDWLSDYDLNLVIETHPNTYADSVASTIELFEGVNKKNLQLNYDVLHVWESGADVIASCELLAPYINHFHFKNISSSKHLSVFAPDNVYAAAGSREGMVPIFDGAVDYQGFIEHLYSKPQLRNIDSSLEWFGNDCKNVLSHDRYKLQKMSQAANTAIAI